aaactattcaaaagtttttatttaagtcattgggttgttaaattttttttttatataaaaaagtcCGGCTAATGAACTCCAAACGACAATTCAATGTTCAATATGGTGGATCAGTACCCATCCACGAGTAGAAGAACAAACATTAGATCCAAGTCAATTTGACAGTCCGTGTTGGAGATCGGAGAAGAAAGTTGTTTGGATTTTGGTTCTCAGATTCGTGATATTCAatgttgtttcatgaaaaaaaaaactgaattgTAGAAGAGAAAGGGAAAAAGAGCTTTTGATTGGTGCAAATACTGCAAACGAATTAGGTCATATAGTAGTGATTTTAATagcctagtgacttaaataaaaactttcgaataatttaaggactattttgtaactttttaaaattaaataactaaaacataaacttattaatagtttagtAAACTTGAAGTAGCTTACCCTAAAACCTAACtaaaaaataacattaaatcatgACTTTTTGTTAGTTAATTTTATTACTCCACTTTATAAAACTTGGCTACCAGGTTGAGCCTAACATTTCTATTAGATTTTTTAAAATCATTGGAATTATTAAATGAAGCTAGAATAAGCAAACTAACTTATtagtaaaataaatttaaaatattacaaaatttatacctaattttgatatttatttatttataattatgttTTGAAAGTtgtaaattaaatcttaattaaatggaaATATTAATTTACTTAGAATTTTGAGATATGAaagttaaattataaatgtgTATATCATGTTTGAGTGAGTTAATTTGAATTAAGTTTATttgttgaataaattatttgtttTTGTGGATTATTCTTATATCTCATGAATCTGTTTCGCGTGATTAATCCATATTTTTTCATTAAAGATGATCATTTTGTGAGTTAAAACACTCGAGTCCAATCCATCAAAACCTCATGCTTGACAAGAACATGACATTTGccatttaattgtcatatatatatatatatatacacatatataatcattCCCTAGACATGATAGACATTAATAGTCTAAAATCAatatgatatcaacacaaaaccCGTTGAAAACTATCAAAGaattcatttaaaaaattttggAACTAGGAAAAGGGGCGAAGATCAAGGTAGTCAATACTTAATATTGCATCGGTGGACACATTGTTTTTTCACTGGAATTGGTGTGTATCGATATAGGTCTATTTTGGTATATTGTTTAAGATTTATTgattattttgaaaaaatattcATACATAAGTCTATGTACAATGTTCTGGTaaaagtttttattatttattacgaTAATGGTAAAAAGTTAgaacatttatattttttaatattattcatgCACCAATCGGTGTGATCGTAATTGGATGAAATAGACCGATATGATTGCTACGGATGAAAATTTAATCGATGTGAAAAACAGAATTGATTGCACTAATTTATTACTGAAATGCACACAGACCAAAACGACTGGAACCAATATGGAACCGACTATATTGGCCAAGCCACCTCCTCCGAATCAAAAACTGCCAAACTCTTTCGTAGCCTAATCCTCTCTTTAGTTTTCTCATTGTGCTCATATTTTGATCGTCTTAGTTTATCTATAACTTTCCGTCCTTCAAATAAACGGTCACAAATCACTACAATCTAATCTTTCGTATAGTTTATAATTGAATATTTTAGAAAACAGACTAAACATATCATACTTGTTGAAATTAAGAAAAGTCATAATACTTGTTTGGTCCTCCAACTTTattaaaaaaagttattttagctttcatttaatttttcgctttttttaacctttaaactagcgttatttgtcaaatcaccccaaaatGAATGATAAATGCTTATTAACTTTGCTGGTGTGGCATACATATGGATGCCAcatcaacaattaattattttttaactttttaaaaaattcaaataaaatataaatattattttacaaaataaaattattaaaaataatttattgttaACGTGAAATACATGTGGATCAGCAAAGTTAACATTAATTTTTCCATCTATTTTGAGGTAATTTGACAAATAATGcaagtttaagggctaaaagaggtaaaaaaaattaagtagaggactaaaatgacttttttataaaattggagGGCTGAAAAGCATTATACCTAAAGAAAATAGAGATTTAAATTATAGCCCGCAAAAAGTATACAACCCAAAGATAAAATTGGTATTTGGTTAAGGGAAAAAAAGGGTTTGTCTTCTGGTTCACCGAATTTTGTAATAATTAAATCAGTGGCAAATCCCTGAAAATATTGAAAATGTCAAATCGAACAGAGAGATACCAAAAGCTATGCCTTGAAGAATCACTCTCAAGAATCTATCAATACCCAATTGCATGTAAAGAGTTGAGCTTTATTCTCAGAGGCGCTTATGCTAATCTCCCCAAGCCTCTCCAATCCCTTGTCTTTCAGCATACCCTTACCGCCATTCGTCTTCTTCCCGAGTAAGCCCCCCCCCCTTTTTTATTTTCCTGCTTGTGAATTTCAGTTTCTTTTGCACCATCTTGGGTTCAATTTGGGTTTTGGGTGTAGTTTGATTAAGTTGGGaaacttgaattgtatatttattTCTGGGAATTTGGTTTTAGATGTTAGCTAATTAAGCAATTTTTCATGATTGTTGAATTAAATTGAGCACTTATTTATCATTGAGTATTTGAAAGGTGTTATTGGGAGGAGAAAAAGGGTTCCGAAATAGTTAAGCTTAACCTAATTAATGTGGGTATGATTACTTGGCACCGATGTTACATGGAATGTGGATTGGTATGGTACGAAGAACGAAAACTAGAACGCAATTCGCTCGTAGCTTTCTccgatttatttaaataaataaatgaatgagaGAATGGCTTTAGATTACACTATTCCCaaatgcaaaacttgtattcttcGGATTTAATCTGTTTCTTAGCAATAGAAATGGGGAGAGGGGGGGATACATTGATTGTAAATGACTGTTTATCGAAAAGTAGGTCCTGATTGTTTGTTGCATCTATGCATGCATTCATTGTGTTAAGAACTTGGTTCTGTTGGTTAAGGGGTGCACAATTAGATGATAGATGAGAATGCTTCAAAACATCATTATCGAATCGGAACTATATGTTATGGTTGATTATTACCTTACACTATGCATATGCAATTCATCATTTATTTATGAATGTTATTTTAAAATGTAGAATGCAGACCAGTAGCGCCGTTGCAGCAGCTCATTTCCTACTTCAGAGTGCAGAAGCTGCCTTTCCGAAACAGAAGAAGAGTTTGGTCGTTACGGAGTTTAAGCAAGCAAAGGTTGCTCATAAAAGACGCAGTAAAGCACACAGGGAAGAAAAAGGTAAAACTTTCAAAATAGGCCCTTTAGCCAAATTGAATTTTCACATTATAAAGTTTAGAAATTTAATCATGTAGTTGATCGAATATCGGTTTTTGGTCTAATTACTTCTTATTTCTTACCTCCCTACGTATTCCAGGGCCATCTCAATTGCCTCAAGATGTTCTTGTTCATATATTCTGTTTACTCGATTTGCAATCGTTAATTTCTGCAGGCCTAGTCTGCAGGTAATGTTTCCTCCCTTTTCGATGCTCAAACTTGCAGTGATTATCCCGTAATTACTAGATTAAAAGACGTTAGGTATCTGTTGGTATCCATCCCCAATTCTCTCGAaaccttttctttctcttttttgctTATTTGAGTGACTTTGACTGCTTTATGAAGGTCATGGACTTTAGCAGCAAATGATAACCATCTATGGGAATTGCAATATACGATATTCTTTGGCAGATCAAACAATTCTTCCAGAACTAAGACGCAGTGGAGTGGTAAATCGGTAAACAAGGATTATACATTTTGGGAGGAGAATGTGATTACTCGAACTGATATTGATTGGAAAGAGACCTTTAAAAGAGCATATAAAGGTGTGCGATATTGGGGCTTCCATTTTATAATGTTTATATCCCGGAAACTCTCTCCGTCTTTGAATATTTCACTTGCAAATGCATCATCTTTTCTCATCTTTACCATTTATTTAAAATGTCAGGCACTTATTCAAAGAAATTAATGTCCAGTAGGGGATATTGCGGGTATTGTGACACGATAGTTTGGCTCAAGAACTTGAAGTGCTCAAACAGACAGTGTGACCCGAAACATGAAAATGCACAGATTAAGCCTATTTCACCCCATCAGGTAATTGTAAGTTGTAACCTCCATTGCTGCTTTTTCGgttctcaatttcacatactcTAAACGCTGCATGTGTTTCAGATCGTCGACTACTTAATGGATGGTTATACATCAATGATATCCTCTTCAGATAGCGATAGCGAGTCAGATGAAGAGCCCGTTTCCAGATTATGGGCATATCCGAAAGACATACGTAGAATCGAGAAAAAGCCTCTTGTTTAGATGGTAGTTTTGGGGAATAGAGACCTCCATATACTTGCTGCTCTGCTTCTAGGGAACAAAATAAGGTAAACTAGTTGTAAATATCATTTTGTTTTAAGATCATATGTACATACAATGAAATTATATTTAAGAAAAATGAATGTGATTGTGTGTTTCTATAAATAGTGTTTTTTAATTGAATGTCTTAAGGTGAACTACTTTGTTTAGATTAGAACATACCGATAcctaattgtaaaataaataaattatgtaatctttATTTCCATCAAATCAAATTGAACTGATTAATTTTAGTTTGTTTAGTTCAATTTTACATTCATTTTTTGGTTGGTTCAACGACCTATGCGGAGCTTGTCTTGTAGATTATTATTATGATATTGGAGggaaaagaataataaaatttgaactcGTATGGTTGGGGGTCAGATAGGAGTTTTAATTTCACTGGGAAGGGCAAGATAATTATGCtgtctatttttatatttatattaaaaatatatttgaaaaaaataacattaaaattaaataatgtcCGGACAAGTCCAAAACTGTCCAAGGTTAAGCACGAATCAAGTCTGGCTTGTGTATCTAATGGACCATCAAACCCATCAACAGATTAAATCTTTGCTTCATATTATTAATTTTGGCGATCAAATAAGAGGAAAAAGGATTTTAAAGTTTTGTTTTGGTTAACACAACCAAGTTTATGCGAGATTAAATGGTCGACAAGTATATGACAATATAAATTAAGGGTCGGTGAAGTCTTTTAATTTGAAATCACCATCCATCCTTAATTgatatttaagaaaataaaataataaataaacgaAAGCTTTCTTGTTTGAGGAATTAAACTTAAATAATGATATCTTTTTGAATGGATgaggttttatatgttttaactttttttattaGTGATTTAATAATTGATATGATTATatatttaaaagtataaaaatatgttAATTGAATTTACATTTAGTCAACAACTTTAATTGAGAATAGAATTAagaatatatgtttaaaagagcgaaattttaaattataaatgttaacTCTTAAAAAGGATGTACTACTTATATTGATTCTAATGTCGCTAAATTGTGTACTACATATAATTATATCAATCTAAGTAGTACACTCTGCTAGAGATACAATCAACAAAAGAGAACAACggaattttatttctttcaacATTCAATACCACAAtggtacaaaaaaaaaaaaaaatcatgcataTTGACAACGAAAGGATGTCGAATGCTCtgtaaaataaattgaattactcTGTAGAGTTTATTAATTATAACAATATGTGCGTGTATGTATATGTACAGACATGCATACAAAAACCATATGATCTTAAAAACTAATACATTGTTGAAAAACCATATTCAACGAGGATATGTGCAATTTTAAAACAGGGAGACTCAAAGATGATGAGAGGTAAAAAATACAATCAAACAATTGATTtcagccaaaaaaaaaaagacactaatctttcttcttctctttatTCATACTACTCAGAACCTTCTTCTCAAGCACTTCAAACTGCTTCTTAAGCTCTATTATCATTTTCTCAGAAAATGCATCCACTTTGTCCTCGTATTTCTCATAAAATACCGGCACAGTGTATAGAAGAATAAATACTGTCATAAAGTCCACTTGGGAGTGTCATCAAACTCAAAAAATATTACAATATCTGATTTAACTCAGTATGCCGTACTTAAACTAAGGTAAAGGTTCTAAAAAATAATCCTTAAACTTCAAAACCAACTAATTGAATTCTCAAAAAATCAATATCCTATCAATCTAAGTATTTCTATTAGGCTCGTTGTTGACTTGCGCATTAAGTTCTAGTTCAAACATGacataaaacatatttaaaacacattaattatatttaaaatattgttAGATTCAAACTACTAACATTTAGCATATTTAAAAcacattaattatatttaaaatattgttAGATTCAAATTACtaacatttaatactttaaaaactTAATTAGAACATTTTGAAGTTTGGAAATGATGGAATTAATGCAAAGGTATTAGAAAACAATCAAATTCCTTACCTATGTAGACCATCGTCAAGAAGTTAAAACAGCTACCCAGAATTGACAGAAACCATAGTCCAGCAATAGCCTACAGAAGCAAAGCAGCAAAGCAAAATTACCTAGTGAATTGAAAACATAGTACAAATGCTCAATAACGATTCCGAGTGCCGAATATGGGTATATATTCAACATCGTTATGCTTAAATTTTcgaattcttttaaatatttgaaGAATCATATCCTGTTATTTATAACTTGTTTTTTGCTTAATAGAAGAGTAAACTAGAAGAAAGCATAGCAGAAATTTAGCATTAACATACACCAAGAAACGTCTTCAAATCTTTGCCGGTTGCAATGGTCCGTACAATATCCAGAGTTCGGTTAATTTCAAACGTAAAGCAAGATGCAGCTTTAAGGAGACACTTTTCAGGGATTACAACTTCTGGAATGGTTGGTGGAGAACTTCGTATGAACAAAGTTGATGAGTTACAATAAGAGTTCAAATTACACGATCATAAGCATCAATAGAAGAATGATTGAAAAGTCTTACTTGTTGATGAAATTAGACACATTGGACCATAGGAAAAGGACCGATAATGCCAGTATCATTAAGTGGCAAATCAGAGTGATTAAATGGTAATCAAGCATTTCAAAGAGAAACCAGAGAGATGTTACACCACCAAGCACGCCTCCGGAAAGTTTCTTGTTCCTCCATAGAAGGATATCAGCAGCTGCAAAATCAACATCCAATGATAATAGTCAATGCTGCAGTACATTTTCGTTCAACATTAGCTTTTTTGTTAAGAAATCTCAATTGAGGAATTTAAACAAGATTTCATCAACTTGTACTATTATTCAAATTACAGATTTAAAGATGCATTCGTCAACGCAATTTCATTGAAATATCAATTGAGGAATTAAACAATATTTCATCAACTCGTAATATTATTCAAATTACAGATTTGAAAATGCATTCGTTCATCAACGCAATTTCAAACTAGTGAGAAAAATGCATGATTCCAGGAAACTAGCATGGAGCAGATCGAAGTAAAACTACATTAATAATTCTTCGATTTAGGAATCAGATACGATATCAGTTAGTAAAACAGAGCATTACGCATAATGTGAGGCCACAACTGATCCGTAAAACAATTAATAAAATGAATGTGCAGAATCTATATCTATATAAACGCAGTAAATCAAAAGAAATGAGTTAAGATTAAGATAAAAGCGAGTACGTTTTCCGGCGCCTAAGACTTGGTGAAGAGGCTTTTCTCTGCCGAAGAGACGATAAACTTTGGCCTTGAGAGCGACGGCACGAGCGTGAGAGCGCTTATCGTCGTCGGAATCGGAGGAGGATGACGGCGAGGAGATCTTGCTGTGGATCTTGTGGGCCAGCTCCTCCATTTTCGACTCTTTGTGGTACGCCATTGAGGAATTCTATCTGCGTTTGGTTCAAAGGATACGAAGGGCGTAAAGCAAGTAGAATTTAAATTTGTAGTTTTTGGTGGAGAGGGAATGGTAATCCGAAGCTAAGGTTCGGGATGGGACGAGCCTTAACGAGTGGTACGGAAAACGAGGGACGTGCTAATTTATTGCTTTGGCTTCTTTATCCTTGCTAATTTGAATACTCATTTTTAAAGGCTAAAActacataaaatcctaaattttacCGTTTATTTGAATAAAAAGCGTGAGGACTAATGttgaaaaaattattatatagtaagtaaaaaataataatgtaaaaataaattaaatatttaaattagtgcttaatgattttaaaaattattcaGCTAAACCTTCCAAAATGATtatataaaagtttaaaaattaccaaagtaTTTAAACAAGGGCTTTTTATGCACTTTAGTCCTGTTGGCACACTCTACTCCACCACTCACCTCGCTTCACTGTGGATATATAATCCTAAAATTCACTTTCACCTCTATGAATGTTACATGCATCCATCTCCACTCTACTCCACTTAAATTTAATATACAATTATTAATTTACATATATTTCAATGTTTTTAAAGTTAAGTAAATATTTGAACATGAAATATATAGATTTTTGTAATACTTTATTACATTTCTACCCTTTAATAGCTATATatacaaatgataaaataataatttcatatagTGGGTCACAACGGGGTAAACAATTACCATAACCACTTCATATTCATTGTGCAAAAAAAAAATCCACTTCACCCCACATccacttttcaaaaaaaaaaaattgttccttTCAAAGTAGATCAGTTCGAAATCCATCAAGTAGTTTGGATTTTGCCATTCCTATTTATTAATCTCGAGATGAATTCATTAACTTTTTTATGTAACATTAATTAATTACCATTATTTAGAAGTTTTTAATGTAAAAGACAAGgttaaaaaaaaatcatctcaaaattaatatatatgattaaattaaaattaagttttaaataaaCTCGCATCCAATGAGACATTGACTTAATGACAACGTTAAGTATTTGTGAACTTTAAGATTTTATATTTGAGCTTCAACG
This window of the Gossypium arboreum isolate Shixiya-1 chromosome 12, ASM2569848v2, whole genome shotgun sequence genome carries:
- the LOC108477393 gene encoding F-box protein At5g52880 isoform X2, whose product is MSNRTERYQKLCLEESLSRIYQYPIACKELSFILRGAYANLPKPLQSLVFQHTLTAIRLLPEMQTSSAVAAAHFLLQSAEAAFPKQKKSLVVTEFKQAKVAHKRRSKAHREEKGPSQLPQDVLVHIFCLLDLQSLISAGLVCRSNNSSRTKTQWSGKSVNKDYTFWEENVITRTDIDWKETFKRAYKGTYSKKLMSSRGYCGYCDTIVWLKNLKCSNRQCDPKHENAQIKPISPHQIVDYLMDGYTSMISSSDSDSESDEEPVSRLWAYPKDIRRIEKKPLV
- the LOC108477393 gene encoding F-box protein At5g52880 isoform X1, with product MSNRTERYQKLCLEESLSRIYQYPIACKELSFILRGAYANLPKPLQSLVFQHTLTAIRLLPEMQTSSAVAAAHFLLQSAEAAFPKQKKSLVVTEFKQAKVAHKRRSKAHREEKGPSQLPQDVLVHIFCLLDLQSLISAGLVCRSWTLAANDNHLWELQYTIFFGRSNNSSRTKTQWSGKSVNKDYTFWEENVITRTDIDWKETFKRAYKGTYSKKLMSSRGYCGYCDTIVWLKNLKCSNRQCDPKHENAQIKPISPHQIVDYLMDGYTSMISSSDSDSESDEEPVSRLWAYPKDIRRIEKKPLV
- the LOC108478804 gene encoding reticulon-like protein B2; amino-acid sequence: MAYHKESKMEELAHKIHSKISSPSSSSDSDDDKRSHARAVALKAKVYRLFGREKPLHQVLGAGKPADILLWRNKKLSGGVLGGVTSLWFLFEMLDYHLITLICHLMILALSVLFLWSNVSNFINNSPPTIPEVVIPEKCLLKAASCFTFEINRTLDIVRTIATGKDLKTFLGAIAGLWFLSILGSCFNFLTMVYIVFILLYTVPVFYEKYEDKVDAFSEKMIIELKKQFEVLEKKVLSSMNKEKKKD